In the genome of Etheostoma cragini isolate CJK2018 chromosome 5, CSU_Ecrag_1.0, whole genome shotgun sequence, the window CAACCATCCTGCAAGAACTGTAATAATGAAATAAGATATATCTAATGCCTAAAGCAGCCATACTGTAGACTAAAAATGTCTTGCTAATACTTCGTtataaagaaaactaaactcAAGGGCTCAGATCAGCAGATATGATCACAGAAAACTGTTCATAACATAACAGATTAATGGCACTTTTTATTGAATGGTTTACAACacgttttttaaaacaataatcttTTTAGGGTACCATGTCAGGACAATACGTTAAATATGAttggtcattttaaataatactcATATCGTGTACTAcaacattgaaaatgtgtaCTACAATTGTGGAagtcaacaaaaagaaaaactgacaaTTTAATAACTGTGCATTTATGTTGCATTCCTCATTTGGCACTCTTGAATAAAGATGATCATTTTTAAGGTTGATTAGACACAATCATGTTTTCCTTTAATTGTCTATTGTCATCTGTAATTACAGTAATGCTCTTCTGGAGTTAATAAAATTGGTACCACAATCATTTTAGTTAATGCTTATCAAAAGCATACCGCCCCTGAtgcagctgtttaaaaaaacaacaacaaccacacaaTCCACACTGTACAAGTATAACAGGAATGATGGTGCTGCACAATGATGCAGACTGAAGAAACACAGCCGTTGTCAACAAAAGATTGTAACAACATGAGCCTttgcaaaagagaaaagaaattatGGTAGTGACTGCAAGGGCAATACcagtaaataaatataacataaggcacagataaaacaaaaacttaaacagCTATGTGATTGAATATAgaattataaaagaaaaagttttaaaaggcCTGTTTTGCAGACTGCTGGTATTAATTTCCTACATGGAAGAGCAAAATTATTAATATACAAACCAAGAGGTTTGATGTTTAAATAAAGTATAGGCCTCTAACAGCAAAACTCATTTAGTAACATTCATGTTAATCCGCTTTAATAAACAAACAGTATGATGAAATGAAGATAACTTGATTGTATGATATGAAATTGTCACAGATTTACAGTGACACGTGTTAGGGATAAACAAACTCCTTTTATGAAATACAAGAAGAGTCTTAAGAAAACTAAGTGACGAGCACTCTTGTGACACAGCATCATCTGGCCGCTGGCTAACCAGGGCTAAAAATACCAGTGTGGTGCTCTGAGCGAGACATCCAGCGCTCACCGTGGTCCCCAGACACTGGCAACAGGATGTTCTGACCTTGGCAACCACAAGGTCTCTGGGGTGGGATGTTCCCCGCTGGGAGCAGCCAGGAGAAACTGGACTCGTTTTGCCCCAACACTTCTTATCCAGAGTTTACaggaatttctttttaaacgtGCTGCTAACTGTACTGGTGCCCTTGACATTAGATTACAAAAACATCCTTAACTAAAAAAAAcggctttttatcattttttcatcAATCCCACAGCTGCAGGATTTACTGTTACATTCACCTCTGTACGCCGTGGATAACGTGTCGCTATAGCAACCTGATCCATGTGGATCTGTTTCTTGCAATGTCTTCAGATCGTTATTTACAGGATGtggccttttttatttcatttgcatATAACAAAAATACCCTTGCCATCCTGGGCttggatttgaaaaaaagtcgtGATTTTagcagttatttatttaattttatccCGTTTTTAAGGTGATTAACACCGTAGCTTCCATGTAtacctgaagaaaaaaaatggtttggaTCAAGGTTGCTACAGTTCTAAAGAAAACTGACCCCAATTGCACAAGTATATTTGGAAGCGAAAAAATCTTGAATATTggcaatataataatataacatatatttttcttgattttttttttaaatttttaattgtCCATgacaaattacattaaaaactgtGGAAAAGAGCATATTTGGTATTGGATTGTACAATGGATAGTGTTGATGCTGAAGACAGATTGATTCCCCTGTTCCAGACAGGATCTGGAATCATTCTTAAAtcagtatttgtcttttttgatgGGCAATAAGACTTAGCTTTACAAATAGGTTGTGTGCCCTGTTTGTTGAGTTTAAAAGGGTTTAAGATTGCAGAACGATCAAGAAGGAAGGAATgataaaaaaattggaaaaaaagagaaaatccatTACTTTATTGGCTCTGCAGCCACTGCACTCTCAGTTCCTCCACCTCTATGCCGTACCAGTCGTGGAGCTTGGAGAAGCAGCCGGTGCCAGGGGAGACGGGGCTTTCCAGAGAGGCTCCTCTTCTCCTGGGTGGCACTGGTGGAGCCCTCATCCCATCAGCCTCACACCCAATCACAATGTTATTCCCAGAGTCTGCGCACGCTTCCCAGGCCACACAGGAAGACGCTCCCTCAACAAATCCGTTAGCGAAGGCAGCAGGCGGTTTACTCCATGCAACTCCGTTCTCTTTGGAACAATCAGAGATGAGCTGCACCTCATCCTGGAGGCTCTTCTGGGCAGGGAAGGGACCAGCCATGGGAGAGGcacttgatgatgatgatgatatggaagatgaagatgatgaagaagaggatgCTCCAGACTTTGATCGTGCCACGTGGTTTCGCCTGGAGGACGACTTAGGCCTACCCTGCAGGCCTCCAACTCCAGCCCCGACACAGCCGCCTCCTGCGGCCTCCTGGATCTCCTCCAGCTGCCTCTCCAGCTCCTTCACCACCAGCCTCATGTAGTCAAAGCTGGCCCTTGACAACGCTTTCACCCATGACTCCATGGCTGCTTGGTTCTCAGCAGCCATCTTGTACACCCGCGCTTTGGCACAGTCAAACTTGATGGCGAAGGCAAACTCCTCGGCCGACTCGCAAAGCTCTACGGTGCATCCTTCGAGGACGATGACACCGATGGGCTCTCGGCTGTCGCGCTCCTCGAAGTAGAAGAGCATGTTACCCTTCAGCACAAACCAGCGGCGGTGATACGCTGTGTTGCGCTCACCCTTTTTAAAGAGGAAGCCTGTCTTGTCCGGCGGGGAGTCACAGGTGGCGTAGTGCGCCACGCTGCGTTCGTTCAGCTTCATCCTTCTCCCTCCGTCTTTTCCTTAGTAGattctttattttatctaaAGAACATTGTAAAGACAGAGGGTCGTACCCAAAGTTAAAATCATAACTCCATATTGAAGGATGTCACAAAAGTCAGTCTGCAGCAGATCAAAGACAAACCTGCACTCTTTGCTGACTCCTGTCTTGACTGTAGTTCTCAGTGATACAAGACAGGTGGTTTATTGATATGATATCATAATAAGGATGTGAGATGTGTTCCGTTCACTAGGCTAGTCTATTGACACTAGTCTATTTGCTCTTCTCTTGTTAAAAGGAGGTCAGAGTCAAAACAAGTGTTTTACTACTGGGAACTTTAGAGTGGCAGATGTTGTTCTAATCAGACTTCCATCTTCCATTCCATCTATCCTTCTACATTATCTGGCCTCCTCCCAACTGAGGCATGGTGCTAGCCCTCATCACAGCAAAAACACTGTTCTTTCACTTTCACTGTCAAACGTCAGGTGCACGACATAGACTAAAAGTGCACAGATATAGCCTCAGACATAGGACACCTATTGTGTAGTGTAGGAGAAATACAGCTTTGACCTGAACCACTGACAATGTAGGCTGGGGAGAAACAGGGACAAACTGTTGTATATATGCTTCTAATCACATGTTCAACTGTGAACTAGGGATCAGACCTTCCCTTTGTGTAAACAACAACTAATCCAACTGTAATCCGTTAAGAAGTTAAAGTAAGGCTGGACACTGGTGTAACTTCATTTATCACCTTATTTAGAATACATACTTTGTCTTGTAGCTTTGACATTTGGTCTTGTTGTTGGTATTGCTGCAGGCTATGAATCTGACTTGaacaaaatgctgtttatttattaaagtaaCTTACGTGTTTACTTACTGGTTTATACTCATGTCCTGCTGAAATCCACTCTCCTCCTTTCACATCTGGAGTTAATAACTTGACATGTCTCCATcgtgttttgtctttttcggTCTCTCCAAATTGAGGCTGTAAAAGACAATGTGAGACTACATTAGACGAGATTGTAGTCTTGCTGGTTTCATCCGAGTGGAAAAGACAGCCAAGTTCCGTCGGCCAGTTTGTTTCAGACAGGAGAGGCTAACGTTTTTTTAGTTGCCTACACAGCTgctttttccacctctgctaGCATAATCGTGCTTGGACGAATGATTCAGTCTCAATCGGTATTGGTTGGTTAGTGGGTTGGTCACAAGCTTTTGACACATAAGCACTTTTCGGGAATTCAGATCACAGGGACACAACTATAAATGAACACTGTCTGTAAAGTCTCTGTTCGTGTCAACTAGCTAACGCATAGCCTGTTGAGCGAATACAAATGAGCATGTGGCGTCAGCATTTCCAGCTGAGCACTAGCTAGAATTTATACGCTGGCAGTTAGTTAAACTCACAGTGTATGGTAGTATTTCTATCTAAGTGTTTTGTTACCTGCTGATAAAGACGCCTCCTCAGGCAGACAATTTCCCCGTTGTTATCTCTCGTTTCCGTTTTCTTCCCGAGGACGTCACAGACAGGGAGGAGGCACTTGTTGTGTTGTGCGCGGACAGCTCGACTGCGCGGGGTCGTCGTTACAAGTTTCGTGCTGGGAATCTCTCGTCATTCGGATGAGCGGTTTATTAAACCAGGCGCACCCCGTCTTTTCCCTTGGaaagttagcatttagctagACAACTGCTAACCGATTTACCTGCATGTACAGTCTGGAATGGCCACCGACCGTGGGTGCTTCGTCTTGCAAATCCTTctgatatgtattttttttaacaatttaatagaatattataaatattgtgaAAATTATTCCGTCtcatttaaatgtatcattGATTCTGATTATACCTTGATTACTTTCTTTGTCCATCATATATTTGACTTGATATAGAACGTATattattaacggtctatgcttgATTTCCAACGGAATAAAACTCGATAAATAGATATTGATTGATATGGATATCGATCAAAGACTGAAATTTAACAGA includes:
- the pheta1 gene encoding sesquipedalian-1, which produces MKLNERSVAHYATCDSPPDKTGFLFKKGERNTAYHRRWFVLKGNMLFYFEERDSREPIGVIVLEGCTVELCESAEEFAFAIKFDCAKARVYKMAAENQAAMESWVKALSRASFDYMRLVVKELERQLEEIQEAAGGGCVGAGVGGLQGRPKSSSRRNHVARSKSGASSSSSSSSSISSSSSSASPMAGPFPAQKSLQDEVQLISDCSKENGVAWSKPPAAFANGFVEGASSCVAWEACADSGNNIVIGCEADGMRAPPVPPRRRGASLESPVSPGTGCFSKLHDWYGIEVEELRVQWLQSQ